From a region of the Paenibacillus lutimineralis genome:
- a CDS encoding type 1 glutamine amidotransferase family protein, with translation MPANNAYLYVFDTMSDWEYGYLVAELNSGRFFRSELAPLKVVTVGATKDIITTMGGLKIKPDIPLVDCTLESKDLIILPGGNTWGEKIHQPILKKIGKAIDNGTVVAAICGATEGLANSGYLNSRKHTSNNLEYLKMVCPTYKGEDFYELGPAVSDNNLVTSSGVAPLEFAMEVLKVLDVFAPETLHAWYNLNKTHQAEYFFQLMDSINNEPNEKK, from the coding sequence ATGCCAGCAAACAATGCTTATCTTTATGTATTTGATACAATGTCAGATTGGGAATATGGGTATTTAGTTGCCGAACTAAACTCAGGAAGATTCTTCAGAAGCGAATTAGCCCCTTTAAAAGTAGTTACAGTAGGTGCTACTAAAGATATCATTACTACAATGGGAGGACTGAAAATAAAACCGGATATCCCCCTGGTTGATTGTACTCTAGAGAGTAAAGATCTTATCATTTTACCTGGTGGGAATACTTGGGGAGAAAAAATCCATCAACCTATCTTAAAAAAAATTGGCAAGGCTATTGATAACGGTACTGTTGTCGCTGCAATTTGTGGGGCAACTGAGGGGCTCGCGAATAGCGGATACCTGAACTCAAGAAAGCATACAAGCAATAACCTAGAGTATCTGAAAATGGTCTGTCCAACTTATAAAGGGGAAGATTTTTATGAACTGGGGCCCGCGGTATCTGATAATAATTTGGTTACTTCATCAGGAGTAGCTCCTCTGGAATTTGCTATGGAGGTTCTAAAAGTTTTAGATGTATTTGCACCAGAGACACTCCATGCATGGTATAACCTTAATAAAACTCATCAAGCAGAGTATTTTTTTCAGTTAATGGACTCGATTAATAATGAGCCTAACGAAAAGAAATGA